The following coding sequences are from one Streptomyces sp. NBC_01294 window:
- a CDS encoding EamA family transporter encodes MRPVHTALAVLVAAVWGVNFVVIEIGLDHFPPLLLSALRFLVAALPAVFFVGPPKVAWKWILGVGVALGIAKFGLLFTGMDAGMPAGLSSLVLQIQAVFTAVFAAVVLRERPGRVRVIGMGVALAGIAVAAVDGGTSGPVLGFTLVVAAAACWGVSNVLTRKASPPDALNFMVWVCTVPVLPLFALSLLLEGPERDLAALRALDWSGAAVIGYVAWISTVFGFGAWGYLLRRYPASSVAPFSLLVPVFGMSSAALVLGESVSGLRWLAAVLLVGGVALTSLAPSRPALSPAGPPGGGGASPDPSGSLRTSGAGAARSG; translated from the coding sequence ATGCGTCCCGTACACACCGCGCTCGCCGTGCTCGTCGCCGCCGTCTGGGGCGTCAACTTCGTGGTCATCGAGATCGGACTCGACCACTTCCCGCCGCTGCTCCTGTCCGCCCTGCGCTTCCTCGTCGCCGCCCTGCCCGCCGTGTTCTTCGTCGGGCCGCCCAAGGTCGCCTGGAAGTGGATCCTCGGTGTCGGCGTGGCCCTCGGCATCGCCAAGTTCGGCCTGCTCTTCACCGGGATGGACGCCGGGATGCCCGCCGGGCTGTCCTCCCTCGTCCTGCAGATCCAGGCCGTCTTCACCGCCGTCTTCGCCGCCGTGGTCCTGCGCGAGCGGCCGGGCCGGGTGCGCGTGATCGGCATGGGCGTGGCCCTGGCCGGGATCGCGGTCGCGGCCGTGGACGGGGGAACCTCCGGGCCGGTGCTCGGCTTCACCCTGGTCGTGGCGGCCGCCGCCTGCTGGGGCGTCTCCAACGTCCTGACCCGCAAGGCCTCCCCGCCCGACGCGCTGAACTTCATGGTCTGGGTGTGCACGGTCCCGGTGCTGCCGCTGTTCGCCCTCTCGCTGCTGCTGGAGGGCCCGGAGCGGGACCTGGCCGCGCTGCGCGCCCTGGACTGGTCCGGGGCGGCCGTCATCGGCTACGTGGCGTGGATCTCGACCGTGTTCGGCTTCGGCGCCTGGGGCTACCTGCTGCGCCGTTACCCGGCCTCCTCGGTGGCGCCGTTCTCGCTGCTGGTCCCGGTCTTCGGGATGTCCTCGGCGGCCCTGGTCCTGGGGGAGTCCGTCTCGGGGCTGCGCTGGCTGGCGGCCGTCCTGCTCGTCGGCGGCGTCGCGCTGACCTCGCTGGCGCCGTCGCGGCCCGCGCTCAGCCCGGCCGGCCCTCCTGGAGGGGGAGGCGCCAGTCCTGACCCGTCAGGCTCACTCCGTACGAGCGGTGCGGGCGCTGCGCGATCAGGGTGA
- a CDS encoding DUF937 domain-containing protein: MSGPSFQDDVLGELGDDKLTEIAGLLGTDTDDARDTVAQTVRALTGDLRQKADDDEVRQAIAEVAEPPLQGVATLGGGLGGMLGGGMMAGVLAKVSKPVASALSKKTGIPAATISRVIEMLIPVLLAVFARRAAAGKGAGAQAPTPGAAPGDAPGAGPAAGGGGLGDLLGQILGGGKK; encoded by the coding sequence ATGAGCGGACCTTCATTCCAGGACGACGTGCTGGGCGAGCTCGGCGACGACAAACTGACCGAGATCGCCGGACTGCTCGGCACCGACACCGACGACGCCCGCGACACCGTCGCGCAGACGGTCCGCGCCCTGACCGGCGACCTCCGGCAGAAGGCCGACGACGACGAGGTCAGGCAGGCCATCGCGGAGGTGGCCGAGCCGCCGCTGCAGGGCGTGGCCACGCTCGGCGGCGGCCTCGGGGGCATGCTCGGCGGCGGAATGATGGCCGGGGTGCTGGCCAAGGTGAGCAAGCCCGTGGCCAGCGCCCTCTCGAAGAAGACCGGCATCCCCGCGGCCACCATCAGCCGGGTCATCGAGATGCTGATCCCGGTGCTGCTCGCGGTGTTCGCCAGGCGCGCGGCCGCCGGCAAGGGCGCGGGCGCGCAGGCACCGACGCCCGGCGCCGCACCGGGTGACGCACCCGGCGCGGGCCCCGCCGCGGGCGGCGGCGGCCTCGGCGACCTGCTGGGCCAGATCCTGGGCGGCGGCAAGAAGTAA